The genomic interval cattgcagGACAGCTGGCAGAAAGGGAGGGTGGAGAGAGGGGGAATTGGCTTCTTGTGAAGAAATGCCCAGAAAGTGGCTGCATTAGCCATGGGGTGCTCACTCTTCACTCATATTTGGCCCTCGAACCCTAAAGATATTACTGTATGGCCTTCGTTATTGCTTTTAGGAGAGTGAGTAGTGACTGGAACAGATGCTTGGATCCTCTGGAGCGCAGCGCAGAGCTGGTCTAGCAACAGGTTCAGGGGTGTTTGTCAGGGACTCTCTTTTCAAGCACTTCTAAGCACGCCTCGTCAAATACAGTAGCCCCACAGTGTTTGGACACTTGAGACGCACTTTAAAATGTATGATTGTGATTATGTAAGATCAAAAGTGAAAGGAAATGCCATTTATTTCACAGAAGGACAAAAAAAGCGAAATGTAGTATAACATGTTTGCAAATGCTgcttggttttaatattttatcatctatggatttatacattttgaaatgtttttgtgtcCAAATATTTTGGGGGCCGGTACTGAAAAAGGCACTAGAAACTGAGCGgggtctgtttatctgtctgccCCTCCGTCAAAAATATTTGTAAGTCTGTGCTGTGTTCTCATCAGTTTGTCTTttacaatgcaaaataaaaaaaaaattatatatatatatatatatatatatatatatatatatattcattagttgaaaaggctgaaataaaatacaatattacatgaaaaacttACAAATTTTAATTcaacaatctaaaaaaaaattataataataaattgaagtactaaaatgactgaaattaagataaatataaatttttaatacaaaaaaatgcaaaattacttaaacttaaatgaaatgaatctttttatatatatatgagtcatatttaaataaataaaataaactaataaaacttaatactataatagtataaaaataatactCAAATAACACTGACCAGTACCTGTGTTTGTACTGTCTTTAGGGCTCTCAGTCAGAAAGAAACAGTAGTGGACAGGGCCTTACAATACGATAGTCACTGGTCTCTTTTATCAGGTTATAATCCTCTACAACAAACAGAATGGAAAGCATGTGCGTGTGCAGCTGTCGGTGTCTTAGTGCAAGTGGTGTCATGTTAAGTCACAGGAATGGTCCTGGCTCTCTGAGCACCATGACTGCCTCACCCCTCGGTGGCACGCTACTCACTGTTAGTAAATGCCTCTCTCCAAGAGACCACAAACAAATAGGCCCCACTGTAGGAACGGAAAGAAGAATACCTTCATATTTTGTTTGACCGTTCTGCTTTAATGcatgatgcaaaaaaatatatacagtaggctaaccttaaaaaaaaaaaaagaaaacataattaaACATTGCTTGCTTGGGTTCTCATAAGATAAGAAAAATTGGAAACAAATAAAactacatgtaaaaataaaatataacaatagtTATTTCCTTTAGATATTTCCTAATAAAAATATAGAGTTCAAATCTCAGGGTAGTCAATAACAGATGAAGAGAAAGCCTCTGTTAGTATCCACTGATAGCATTCGAGAAGATCTGAAATAGTGATGCTCGATTCttcaatgaatcattcttttgagccGGGGTTCTGACGATTTATGCTACCCACTCAGATTGTGCTACCTCCCATTACAAAAAAAGGTAGcacaaattaaaagcaaaaaaatgctacctatcagattgtGCTACCAGCATCTTATTCATGTGATTTGAGGCTTTTTTTATGGTGGCCAAGAGAGCTCAATGAGCCGTAAcatcagaaaacacatgcaaacagaaaagcaccagcaaatcaaAAAAACATCTTCAGTTTGACAGCAGGTGCTGCAAATGCTCCCAaggcaaacaaataaagaaatgcactgcaaatgctcacaactaaattttatttgcagcacgtttctggtcatgttgtgagcatttgcagtgtgtttcttaATTTGGTTgagttgtgagcatttgcagtgtttttttttattggttgtgttgtgagcatttgcatgTGTGTTAAattgatgaagttgtttaattaatttacttgTGTGTTTTTCTATTTGCATTGTGTTTATTTCGTTGTGTTGAGCTCTCTCAGCCACTGTATTTTTTTCATGTCCATACCTACCCCTACTCGTCCACACCTATACCCttaaaacaatgcaaatatatttttggtAGCACAAACAGATAGATAGCATGTTTTGTCTACATCGGCACACAACCCACGCAAGGAAGATAATTCCACAAACAACTGCAATtgcaggttttcaaacagagatggcaacaaagaggcaaaacttaaagactgcagctttaagtgaATGAAAGGCAATAATCAGcaaataactttttgtttgaatgtttCAGTGTTGTTATGCATAGAGACATCATTGCTTAATAACACCAGGACCTGATTAATCTGCTATTTGAACTGGTTCAATGAGTCGAACTGTCCGAAAAGAAACGGTTCACGGAAATGAATCGAACTTTGCATCACTTGTCTGAAATGAATAAACTTTGTCACCACCTTATTTTCTGCTTTTAATATGTGTTGACTTCACCTCTTTTTCAAATACACGAGTCACTTAGTCAAGTGTGTAACGATCATTTAGCGTTCTGCTTGTGTTTTCTGCTCGATGTAATGGGTAAAGTCATGTGATCCCTGGACACTTCAGAGGTCTCATTTATAACTGTTGCGTATGCACAAAACGgcactttaaaaaacaaacttgacagtAAAATTTGTGAATCTTCAAGCAAACTCTGACCCATGCGCATTGCATACTGACCTTTATTGCTGGAGAGAGAGAAGTAATGAAGGAAACTGTTTTGATTTCATCAtacacttgtgtattaaatattcCACTCTCATTAATGGAGATTACATAAACTCATTATGCAGAAGTTAAACCAAAATAATATGAATTTAGACATAGCCTATTAGTAATGGATGCGCTTGATTACTTTTCCTGTGGAATGTTATGTTTTAATGGCTGCGAGGAGTAcacaataatttatatttaaactaaactgcaacatgagggtgaataaataatgaaaggattttcctttttgggttaaCTAGAAATGGTATTCAGATGActggttatgcatagtaaaactaggcattgtaaattattgtaaattaGTGATTTCTGGGAGGAGTCGATGTGGAGATCCACGTATGCACAATCTTCCCTTAATGGGATTTATAAAGGGATTTTTGCAGTTTCTGGCGTGGTTTTATGAATCTGAAAAACTTTGTGCATatgcaaaatctagcttttgtgcctaTGTACACTTTTTGTCgtggttcatgaattcactgtctctctctcgtctagtgtgctgttgtgtgtgtctgtgggcgtggtcaccTATCAGCGGTAATCAGTGGCGCCAGCTGGTTTCTATTGTTTGTTCCCTTTATAGTTCAGTAACCTttgtctcatgttgtcagatcgttgtgctTCCCGGTGTGTTCCTGTACCTGTACCTGTACCTGTACCTGTACCTGTACCTGTACCTGTACCTGTACCTGtacctgttcctgttcctgtgtcTGTCTAGTTGGAGTGGATTCCCTGTGTCGTCGTTGTGTTCTTCCCCGTATTTATTCTCAGCCCTCATTCATCGAGCACCGCCACGAGGGTTACTTCACTACCGGTATACCATTCAAGGGATCATCACTTGACTGAGCACCTTCAccagttgtccaccgaagtccctgcgtcacagTCCCATCCTGCGTGGTGTCCGCCTGCCTGTTCTGCTGTGCTGTGATCTTCATTAAGCCTTATTCTGACCATTGTGcagagtactaataaacagctttATTGCAATTACATCCTGTTTCTGTCTTACGTAACACTTTTAACTTTGCTAGATAAGTCAACTACACTTTGGATTCGACTCAATTCTCAACACCTCAGAATTTTAGaagtgatttgtttttgttttttgcaatgtcATATATTCAACagggcttcatttatttgattaaaaatataaatacagtagtattcttaaatataattacagacataatttataatataatcgacatttaaaataactacattttatttaaatagcttATGTTGTGTactgatttggtactcaagaaatatttcttaaaggtgctgtatgtaggattgacactgaTTAGTTGGACTAGGTAttacagtccaaattcaaaatattggagagggtttttttcacccGGCCCCTCCTCTTCAGATTTGACGgacacgcaggttgccagattgatgacacaAACAGGAATTAAATGAATTCAATGAAGTACGCTTTGGTTtccgccaactggcaacccggggtgccgaaatacaattgggtaaactgtcAGTGGGTGGGGTTCACAAACTAAAACAAAGACTGACATTCCAGCCCAAACGCACATTTTTAatggagaataactgactgtcaatgttaaaaacagttgtgcaggaatatttttgtggaaactgagacAGTTGTTTAGGATTTTAATTTAATGCTTTCTTGCTGAATATAAGTTTGACTTTAAACTgtataatatttcatttgaacTGTAGTTTGGTATGTCCTAATGGAAACTAATATATTTACAGATGATTCCTTTCATTTTTATGAAATTAGAAACGTCATCCTTTCGTTCAGCTCATTCAGAGATAAATTATTTCCTTAAGTAATACAGTGTCAAATTAGCATGTTATTCTACAACAGTACCAAAGTCATATGGCTAACTATTAATCACCTTCTTGAACTCTGGCAATGTGACTGTGGCCTCTCATGGGTCAGTTAAATAGACCAGACAAGCCGTTAACGATACATCACTTTCTAAGAGCACCATCACGGCGGCTGTCCATGTAGGAAGCTGGTGGAAACACCTCTTGACAAGAGCATAATAGAACAGCTGACAGCCCCATTAAACCGTGTAACAGTCTGCAATTCCCTTCAAGAGActttatggaaaaaaagaactctgCATTTTCTCGTAGTGTAGGCTAATTAATGCTAAAAATGGATCACCTTTGACCTCCCTATCAATCGTTTGCAGTGCCAGTCAAGATCAAGTTTGGAAGTCTATTCTGTGTTTTCCACATAACAGGGTGTGTGTTCCAGCGGAATTCCATTTGATTATCACCCACAGACCTACAGTGATGCCTCAATGCCATAAACATCCTGGAATAGCATCCTTTAAAACATTTCTCTACAGTGAATGTACCTAATATTAGTCTTTGGAATTTGAAATATAGATTTCAAAGGCATGCATCCTCCTCATTCCAGTATATCGGAGGATATTTTTCATTCTCAGCAGTTAATGGTGATCATTCCATAGATGAATGCATAGAAATCAAGACGCTTTTTGATATAAACATTTGTTATCATTATTTGCATATGACATTCGTTTGAAAAGGTGGGGCAGGGATGGGAGCGCATTCAAATGTTTTCTGTGGAAACTATCCCGGCAATGGTCCTAATTTTGTTTGTCTTCCATGTCTGGATTCCAGTTGGGACGTTAAGGAAAGTTGAGCCTCGTCCCAGGCTTTATCAGTGAGTAAAAATATGGCCTACAAGCTTCTCTGTTTGTCCCTCACTGTTTATATCTGACTCTGGGCTCCAGTGACCTTCTCCCATGTCAACAGGAGCACAAATTTAGCACTCTGGTTTCTGGAGAGACCAAATAGTTAGACAACATTGAAGACGGGGTGAGAATACCCATGATGCAGATACGGTTACTCTTACATGAAGAGACATAAACAGGATCTAGTGTAAACATCCCAGTCACTGGAATGCAAATCTAGGAAAGTGACACAGATACCAGGCATATCCCGGACTTCAATAACTTGATGAACAAAGACAGGTTCCAGTCAAGGAGGCTACTTACAAAGTCATAACACAAACTTCATACTCATTGTTTCAAAGCATGAAGGCTTGTTTATGACAGAACTGAGTTTTATGAGTCACCAGTCAGAGTGGCATGCTCCAGAGTATTTTTGTGGGGCGTTGGGATGACACAGAATGACAGTTATGTGGTAGTTGTGCTGACATGTCTGTGACATGTTCATGCCAGCACAGTGGCATCTGATGTGTCACTGATCAGACACTAAGCGGTTTTTTTTGTCCACCAGTCTTGCTTGGATCATTGTGTTTTAAATAACCCAAAGAGTTCTGACTGATTTGCAGTGCTGATGCAACACATAATTGAAAACAACCCTCTGATATTTTTTCATGATACATtcttagaaatgtattttatgctctttcataaaatagattaaaatgtttagataattttttttaatgcatgtttttatttatttattaaacaaaattttCTATActgcctctcacacacacaaccttCTGAATTCTcatatgctcaacaaggctgcacaGTAAAATGGTAATAATGTGAAAGTATTATTACTATTCAaaatatctgtttatttatttatttacttgcttaCTTCACAAACATgatttttcagtagccattactccaggcttcagtgtcacatcatccttcagaaatcattctaaaaagctgatttggttctcaaggGACAATTTGTGAAACTGTGTCAAATTTAAGACTGAAATTGTtcttaacattatacatgtctgtactgtcacttcacttttgatcatttgaaTGCACCCTggcttaataaaagtattcaattgtttcaaaaatataaaatatgaataaaagtataaataaaatatataaaaaataaactttattgaCATTACATTTTTGAACGATAGTATTCTTTAAGTCATTATATATAGTTCTTTGAGAATTATTCAAGACCAActgactactttttttttttaaagaataatacaAAATGGCAATTATCAGTACAGTAATGTGTTTGGTACTAATCTGAGGTGGTCTGAAGAGAGAGTTTGTGACCATAGTTGGAGAATAGTAGGCAGGTGGCTAGGCAAGGCCTGTCGTGAGGAAGAGTGGAGTGGACAGCTGGCCCTGTCAAACAATGACTTATTCTTCACCATCCACTGCACTATAAACCTGCTCTCAACTGCACACACACTCCAGGAACCCCTGTGTGTTTCAGTGCATGTGGAATTGTACCATTTCTCTCCCCTAACATGGCATAAACTCTTGCTATTCAAGTGTCAATATTTTAGAGTATCTAAGGCAATTTCTAAAATTTGAACTCCttttatgtgatttttaaaaaaggttttataaaCGTGCTTCTAAAGACGGTTGAAAGAATAGCTCACTTGATTTGGTTGTCATCTAAATCTAATGGCCCTTAATAAACAAATAGTACAGTAGGCCCACACAACTGTGATTATGGTATTTTGGTGGAAATTTTGTACAGTAGATTCATGCTAAATCATATATAAAGAAGATTAAGAAAATCCTTTTTATTACAGCCATTATACTtcctaaatatgtttaaaaaaacaacaacaaaaaaacataaatgtactAATAGATATTCTATTACATTCATGTTTCCGTGATAACAGAAAGCGACAGGGAGAGGAAGAAAAAGGGAGTTGTTTTAAAGGTGAAGGCTGTGAAttgaggggagagagagagagagagattatgagGTGTATATATTTGTTCCTCAAACCTTGAACTCTTGAATCAAAATTATATGTCCAGGTAAGGATTTGTCCAGTGTGTTAAAAGAAGATTTTGATTTATAGTTTGTATTGGACCGAAGGGCAGATGAACAGTGACCATATGTTCAGCGCACATCcagaccagcaggtggcgctcatTATCAACAAGCTACAGCAGAATCAACGCAGACAATGTTGAAGTAAGAGGTGGATAGACTCTTCAGTGGCATTTCATCAACGCACAATGTCTAAACTGCAGGTTTTAAGTCTTTTTCTCACAGAAAGATTAACATTAGCTGCGCAGGAGATATTTAAGGCTGTGGAAGACGTATTTTCAGAGTATAATGAGGAGATTTGTCGCTCCAGACTGGAGATTGAGCTGCTCAAGAGGAGACTGCAGCAGACAGGAGTTCAGATGGAGTCTGGTTAGTCAGTACACCCTAAATCTCATTCTAATACTTATTATTGGCATATTATGGTTTTCATAAACACAAATAATTAAGACTTAAATGATTTTACCCCAGCCCTTAATATTAGATTATTGAGATGTTTAGATCATGCCAAAAGAGCCAATGAAGAACACTTtgccatttttttattgtaaatgtagcGTTCTTTGTTATTCACGTATCAGTTTGACTAATTTACGTTTGCCATACCTGAAATCTTCCACTTATAATCTTTAAGAACtgagtgtttgtttatttattatgtttattcatGTAGTAACGCAGCTTTGCGCCTCTGAGACTCAAGGACAGAAATACAACCAGACATTTTCAGAGGAATGGAAATCTGACCATGACTTGAAAGATACAGCAATGCATATGATCCTAGATATTTGTACAAAGGAGGAGGAGAATGAAGAGGACATGTCTGTGTGCGGTGAATCAGCATCTTTATCACCATGTGTGGAAATTTATCATGATCAGACGCCCAGCAAAGACACTGAAACCCAAGTGATGGACAGTAGTGAGAATAATTGTCACTTTATTGAACAAGCAGCTCGGATTAAGAATGAGCCAGAAACATACATCACCTGTCAAATTCAGCATAACATCACAAATCATGGCTCAGATGATTCAGGCGTCAGTGATGTTTCCACTGACATCAACAAAGTCAAAGTTAGCCACATAGGCTCACCCAGACATGAGACACAAACATTTAATGTAAGTCTGTCTATAAGTGCAAAATAAATGTCTCTTAAAGTGAAGTACTactatttttgttgtattttaagaCACTTTTATCCATAAATGTGAGATGTCATTGTTTTACAGCTGCCCCTCAGAAATCAAGAGATTTTGTCGCAGCATCGGAGGGAGCTGGCCCAGATAAGAGAGAGGTACTTGAATAAATTTTTTACTGTTTCATCTGTGCCTATCTGAGTTGACATTTTGTAGTTAAGACAAATTCTGCTAAGGATTAATAATGgaacaacagtaaaaaaaaaaaaacataaaaaaagtgattttcaCCATTATTTACAACAGGATGTGCATCTTCattggtttaaataaaatatttttgttataagataCTACTTTGTGCATCAAAACCACTCCTTtcctgataaaaataaaattaaataaaattagacATCAGCCTAATGTGGCATTTTTGACAGCATGTCAGTCTCtaagtaacattttttttcttttatttgtatttaagcaagtgaatgtatttttgtaaatagACTTAATTCCGTAAAATAAGCGTAATTAACTATGCATCACTCATTTCACATGTCTATGGCACTTTTTATAATTCTGTATCCAAAATTCAAACATAGTTCATGTATGATTTCATGTCTGTCAAAAGCTTAGACTGGCTGCTGGTTGGAATATTAGAACTTAAAACATCAACATAACACTCTCACGGGCATCAATCTCATCACTGAATACTTGAGTCTAAAaataatgaaagcacattcactctctgacagcagatggcgctaaactgcagaaaattcagcccgaaaatttgataccggcatatgcCTAGTCATCGCTTTCTGAAAAGAAAGAGAACATGCAGGCCTGAGTGGCTTCAATATGTTGTCTGTCAGACATAATAACGTATCTAACACATATCGCATGTTATTTATAAACAGGGTTCCCGCGGGGTCTTAAGTCTTAAATTTAGTTATATCAAATTTAAGTCCTTAAATAGTCTTAAATTGTACAAGAATGtattaattatgatttcaagCGGTCTTTAAATTTGGGGACTGAAAGACTAGAATTGTGATATTGCTGAATGTGACGATTAAAATTCAGAAGGCTAACGTTTTGATCTCATTGAATAATCATGAGCGCTGCACATTTAAAGTCAAGTGCTGCGCTGCTTTGTGTTCTGCTGTTACCAAGGAAAGTTATATTTCTACCAAATGCTCCACTTGCTTTAATACAACTGTTGTTTTGTTCAGAGTTCAGAACAATGCGATAATCGACGTAATGTATTTACCCAGCAAACACGCAGAGCTTAAAATGTGAACCGGTGGATCGATAAGAagacaatgcattataaaaatttaaacatATGGTGTGCAATATGTATGGCCTGCgataatatctatatatatatatatatatatatatatatatacatatagatagatatatgtatatatatatctcagttggtagagcaatgcgttatcaagcgcaaggttgggggttcgattccccgggaacacatgataggttaaaattgatagcctgaatgcactgtaagtcgctttggataaaagcgtctgctaaatgcataaaaaaaaaaaaatatatatatatatatatatatatatatatatatattaatttcaaacacagccacaatgattcggttcaatcatAATGACTCACTTACTAACAGTAACTTACTGCcactactggcagttttaatttcacatttaaggtatcttttaatttttttaataatttcaaacattagttttcaatattttatgtttaaaatataaaaataatattcatgcatttgtaactgcaggttaatgTATTCCATGTCCCTCTGAGCTGCATTAAAATGTTACTGCTGTGAACTGAtcacacagaatatgaagaatatcaaaaaATTCAGCAGTCGGTTGTCCACGATAGTccttaagatatcagcacaataatattttgagtattttggaattttttaaatcaatattgcacacccctaatttgttatttaattgatataataatttattgataaCAATTGTTTCaagtaatatattaattaatactattttactttaaaggctgaaatgtaacgttttataaaactttgtttttgtgaaaacttgtaTCTCAACTGTAAATGATGTCATTTTATGGTATTTTATGGTACATTATATGGTACTATAGACATTGCCCTACCGCGATCTTATGATATTAATTTTATGTGTTCAGTTCTTAAAAAAAGGTTtagaaaagtcttaaatttgagcttaaaaatcctgcagaaaccctgataAATTTGTTCTTCACTCTCTGTAACTGAATGGGCAGGAAACTGAGTGAAGTGCTTTACACTGCATGCTAAAGAGAATAAATGTCAATCCCATTAAAAACTACGCATTCAGGTTCTGTTTCCAACATTCTTGATTTTGATGAATAATTCTATTCTTTTTCTTCTCATAATTTTAGCAGTAGATGGATTGTTATGTAATGTATGATCTTGACAT from Carassius carassius chromosome 44, fCarCar2.1, whole genome shotgun sequence carries:
- the LOC132126302 gene encoding calponin homology domain-containing protein DDB_G0272472-like isoform X1, with the protein product MSKLQVLSLFLTERLTLAAQEIFKAVEDVFSEYNEEICRSRLEIELLKRRLQQTGVQMESVTQLCASETQGQKYNQTFSEEWKSDHDLKDTAMHMILDICTKEEENEEDMSVCGESASLSPCVEIYHDQTPSKDTETQVMDSSENNCHFIEQAARIKNEPETYITCQIQHNITNHGSDDSGVSDVSTDINKVKVSHIGSPRHETQTFNVSLNQEILSQHRRELAQIRERMSLKILPCDSDCKIKKSEPTVCQDEVSKSGKQKPDNARYSQAWRERLEKNPEKFVEFRAFEAEREYRRKRTATSVEIDKNNNRERQRRFRTNKKLQHHCKADDNPQPPKKTKVLTEEERMKKREYDRIKKREERERMGDEKKRQIRERDASQKREKRNKTKFLTGAPHTNFGSKLYSWN